A single region of the Roseivivax sp. THAF197b genome encodes:
- a CDS encoding nuclear transport factor 2 family protein gives MSQPLKIDTDALPEEARIVHDYLEASMVPDPERAATYMAQGVVITFTGGRVFDHPSGPAGVNAKRYAWVKKDMRQFDVAQGAEGVVVYSTGYLYGEWPDGTPFEGNRYIDRFVVENGKIVKMDVWNDSAERILTARGIDA, from the coding sequence ATGTCCCAGCCGCTCAAGATCGACACGGATGCACTGCCCGAAGAGGCGCGGATCGTGCACGATTACCTCGAAGCCTCGATGGTGCCGGACCCCGAACGCGCGGCGACCTACATGGCCCAAGGCGTTGTCATCACCTTCACCGGCGGGCGCGTCTTCGATCATCCCTCGGGGCCCGCGGGCGTGAACGCCAAGCGCTATGCCTGGGTCAAAAAGGACATGCGCCAGTTCGATGTTGCCCAAGGGGCGGAGGGCGTCGTGGTCTATTCCACGGGCTATCTTTACGGCGAATGGCCTGACGGCACGCCGTTCGAGGGCAACCGTTATATCGACCGGTTCGTGGTCGAGAACGGCAAGATCGTGAAGATGGATGTCTGGAACGACAGTGCGGAGCGGATCCTGACGGCGCGCGGGATCGACGCATAA
- a CDS encoding GntR family transcriptional regulator: protein MPSREKQKNRAELICAALRSAILERALLPGMKLPEDSLGERFGASRTIIRQALERLSVEGLVELRHNRGAAVAQPSLEEARDLFELRAQVEDLVIARLGAGLTKAQERALLDHIESEEAASDGPPAISIRLATEFHILLAELTESPVLIRYVSEIGYRCGFTLSQFSRPHSTHCGIQEHRDIVAALKSGDAATAQRVARQHLDQVAARAQFNGADFNGFSHLDALEPYASTVRAKG, encoded by the coding sequence ATGCCGTCGAGGGAAAAGCAGAAGAATCGCGCTGAACTGATTTGCGCCGCACTCCGTTCCGCGATTCTGGAGCGTGCGCTTCTGCCTGGAATGAAGCTGCCGGAGGATTCGCTGGGCGAACGCTTCGGGGCGAGCCGCACCATCATCCGGCAGGCGCTCGAACGGCTGTCCGTCGAGGGGCTCGTGGAACTCAGGCACAATCGCGGCGCCGCGGTCGCACAACCGAGCCTCGAGGAGGCACGCGATCTCTTCGAACTGCGCGCCCAGGTCGAAGATCTTGTCATCGCAAGACTGGGCGCCGGGCTGACAAAAGCGCAGGAACGCGCGCTTCTGGACCATATCGAGAGCGAGGAGGCGGCCAGCGACGGCCCGCCCGCAATCTCGATCCGGCTCGCCACGGAGTTTCACATCCTTCTGGCCGAACTGACCGAAAGCCCGGTGCTGATCCGCTACGTGAGCGAGATCGGCTATCGCTGCGGGTTCACGCTATCGCAGTTTTCACGGCCGCATTCGACCCATTGCGGCATCCAGGAGCATCGCGACATCGTCGCCGCATTGAAATCGGGCGACGCGGCCACCGCGCAACGCGTCGCGCGGCAGCATCTCGATCAGGTTGCCGCGCGGGCGCAGTTCAACGGGGCCGATTTCAACGGGTTTTCCCATCTCGATGCGCTGGAGCCCTATGCCAGCACGGTGCGCGCAAAGGGCTAG
- the dapF gene encoding diaminopimelate epimerase: MTQARDGLAFMKMHGLGNDFVVLDGRARAIEVTPAMARALGDRHRGVGFDQLALIEARGPGDAHLTFYNTDGSTSAACGNATRCIADFLMREAETTSLTLTTDRGSLAAERVAGGDVSVNMGPPQTDWAGVPLAEAMDTLELPIEGAPTATGMGNPHCTFFVEDAEAVPLETFGPRYEHHPLYPERTNVQIAEVTGPDRIRMRVWERGVGVTLASGSSSCATAVAAARRGLTGRNVTIDLDGGTLRIDWRDDGVWMTGGTAYVFDGVLTPAWLGRNT; the protein is encoded by the coding sequence ATGACACAGGCGCGCGACGGACTGGCTTTCATGAAGATGCACGGGCTCGGCAATGATTTTGTCGTGCTGGACGGGCGTGCGCGCGCGATCGAGGTCACGCCGGCGATGGCGCGGGCGCTGGGCGACCGGCACCGGGGTGTCGGCTTCGATCAGCTGGCCCTGATCGAGGCGCGGGGCCCGGGCGACGCGCATCTGACATTCTACAACACCGATGGCTCGACCTCGGCGGCCTGCGGCAATGCCACACGCTGCATCGCCGATTTCCTGATGCGGGAGGCCGAGACCACATCGCTGACCCTCACGACCGATCGCGGAAGCCTCGCGGCGGAGCGCGTCGCGGGCGGTGACGTGTCGGTGAATATGGGCCCGCCGCAGACGGATTGGGCCGGCGTGCCGCTGGCCGAGGCGATGGATACGCTCGAACTGCCCATCGAGGGCGCGCCCACGGCGACGGGCATGGGCAATCCCCATTGCACCTTCTTCGTGGAGGATGCCGAGGCCGTTCCGCTCGAGACATTCGGCCCGCGCTACGAGCATCATCCGCTTTACCCCGAGCGCACCAATGTGCAGATCGCTGAGGTCACGGGGCCGGACCGCATCCGCATGCGGGTCTGGGAGCGGGGCGTGGGCGTCACGCTCGCGTCGGGCTCCTCGTCCTGCGCGACAGCCGTGGCCGCCGCGCGGCGCGGCCTGACCGGGCGCAATGTGACCATCGATCTCGATGGCGGCACGCTCCGGATCGACTGGCGCGATGATGGGGTCTGGATGACCGGTGGCACCGCGTATGTCTTCGATGGTGTGCTGACACCGGCATGGCTGGGGCGGAACACATGA
- the mtaB gene encoding tRNA (N(6)-L-threonylcarbamoyladenosine(37)-C(2))-methylthiotransferase MtaB — MSAAPPSFTTMGCRLNAYETEAMKRMAEEAGLSGAHVVNTCAVTSEAVRKARQEIRRLRRENPDARIIVTGCAAQTEPETFAAMDEVDQVIGNSEKMTPAVWQDMAADFVGETERVRVNDIMSVTETATHLIDGFGTRSRAYVQVQNGCDHRCTFCIIPYGRGNSRSVPAGVVVDQIKRLVQEGFNEVVLTGVDLTSWGADLPAGPKLGDLVMRILKLVPDLPRLRISSIDSIEVDENLMQAIATEARLMPHLHLSLQHGDDLILKRMKRRHLRDDAIRFSEEARKLRPEMTFGADIIAGFPTETEAHFDNSLRLVEECGLTWLHVFPYSPRPGTPAARMPQVDGRAIKDRARRLREAGQRAVSRHLDAQSGRVHNVLMEAPDMGRTEQFTEVRFKTPQREGEIVTAAIHGHDGQQLIA; from the coding sequence ATGAGCGCCGCCCCTCCAAGCTTCACCACGATGGGCTGCCGCCTCAACGCCTACGAGACCGAGGCGATGAAGCGCATGGCCGAGGAGGCGGGCTTGTCCGGCGCGCATGTGGTCAATACCTGCGCGGTGACCTCCGAGGCGGTGCGCAAGGCGCGGCAGGAAATCCGCCGCCTGCGCCGCGAGAACCCGGATGCGCGGATCATCGTGACGGGCTGTGCGGCACAGACCGAGCCCGAGACCTTCGCCGCCATGGACGAGGTCGATCAGGTCATCGGCAATTCCGAGAAGATGACCCCCGCCGTCTGGCAGGACATGGCCGCCGATTTCGTGGGCGAGACGGAGCGCGTGCGCGTCAACGACATAATGTCGGTGACCGAGACCGCGACGCATCTGATCGACGGGTTCGGCACGCGCAGTCGCGCTTACGTGCAGGTCCAGAACGGCTGCGATCACCGCTGCACCTTCTGCATCATCCCGTACGGGCGGGGCAATTCGCGCTCCGTGCCCGCGGGCGTGGTCGTGGATCAGATCAAGCGGCTGGTGCAGGAGGGCTTCAACGAGGTCGTGCTCACGGGCGTCGATCTGACCTCCTGGGGCGCGGATCTGCCCGCCGGGCCCAAGCTCGGCGATCTGGTGATGCGCATCCTGAAGCTGGTGCCGGACCTGCCGCGCCTGCGGATCTCCTCCATCGATTCGATCGAGGTGGACGAGAACCTGATGCAGGCCATCGCGACCGAGGCGCGTCTCATGCCGCATCTGCACTTGTCGCTGCAGCATGGCGACGACCTGATACTGAAGCGCATGAAGCGGCGGCATCTGCGCGATGACGCGATCCGCTTTTCGGAAGAGGCGCGGAAGCTGCGCCCGGAGATGACCTTCGGAGCGGATATCATCGCGGGCTTCCCCACCGAGACCGAGGCGCATTTCGACAATTCCCTGCGTCTGGTCGAGGAATGCGGCCTGACCTGGCTGCATGTCTTCCCCTATTCCCCACGCCCCGGCACGCCCGCCGCGCGCATGCCGCAGGTCGATGGCCGCGCGATCAAGGACCGGGCCCGCCGTCTGCGTGAGGCCGGGCAGCGGGCGGTGTCACGCCATCTCGATGCCCAGTCCGGGCGCGTTCACAACGTGCTGATGGAAGCGCCCGATATGGGCCGGACGGAGCAGTTCACCGAGGTGCGGTTCAAGACCCCGCAGCGCGAAGGCGAAATTGTCACAGCCGCGATCCACGGCCATGACGGGCAGCAACTCATCGCCTGA
- a CDS encoding phosphatidylcholine/phosphatidylserine synthase, producing the protein MKLATQALFVHLLTATGAVFAMSALLAAAQEEWSIMFLWLVVAFAVDGIDGPLARRYQVSVNAARFDGVLLDLIIDYLTYVFIPAFALFQSGLLPGWTGWFAIIVITYASAMYFADTRMKTDDYSFEGFPGCWNMLIIVLFAVKPAFWVIVVLVAVLAVAMFLPLKFVHPVRTARWRKVTLPVALFWTGCAGWAAWFDFYPDSWAIWGLVASSVYLLGAGIAQQVFPAKE; encoded by the coding sequence ATGAAACTCGCCACCCAAGCCCTGTTCGTCCATCTGCTGACCGCCACCGGAGCAGTATTCGCCATGTCCGCGCTCTTGGCTGCGGCGCAGGAGGAATGGTCGATCATGTTCCTCTGGCTCGTCGTGGCCTTCGCGGTCGACGGGATCGACGGGCCGCTTGCGCGCCGCTACCAGGTCTCGGTCAACGCGGCGCGCTTCGATGGCGTGCTGCTGGATCTGATCATCGATTACCTGACTTATGTGTTCATCCCGGCCTTCGCGCTGTTCCAATCGGGCTTGCTGCCGGGCTGGACGGGGTGGTTCGCGATCATCGTCATCACCTATGCCTCGGCGATGTATTTCGCCGATACGCGCATGAAGACGGACGATTATTCCTTCGAGGGGTTTCCGGGCTGCTGGAACATGCTGATCATCGTGCTTTTCGCGGTGAAGCCCGCCTTCTGGGTGATCGTGGTGCTGGTGGCGGTGCTTGCGGTGGCGATGTTCCTGCCGCTGAAATTCGTCCATCCCGTGCGCACGGCGCGCTGGCGCAAGGTGACGCTGCCTGTGGCGCTGTTCTGGACAGGCTGCGCGGGCTGGGCGGCCTGGTTTGACTTCTATCCCGATAGCTGGGCGATTTGGGGCCTTGTGGCGAGCTCGGTCTATCTTCTGGGCGCAGGCATCGCGCAGCAGGTTTTCCCCGCCAAAGAGTGA
- a CDS encoding ABC transporter permease, giving the protein MSDAISPAHGTRRFGRVNWMGLYTLAEREVLRFLNVWTQTLMAPLVTAGLFMLIFSIAIGPRRGDVMGVPFTTFIAPGILMMTVIQNAFANTSSSIVVAKVQGNIVDTLMPPLSGAEMVLGYLAGGIARGLIVAVVIALALGLILGIWPAHPLTAFVFIFVGAAFLSGIGIVAAIFAEKFDQMAAVTNFVVTPLAFLSGTFYSVEALPTGLREITHFNPIFYLIDGARYGMIGVSDANPALGLVIGIVATVAINLVAWRMFRVGYRLKA; this is encoded by the coding sequence ATGTCTGACGCGATATCGCCCGCCCACGGAACCCGCCGCTTCGGTCGCGTGAACTGGATGGGGCTCTACACCCTTGCCGAACGCGAGGTGCTGCGCTTCCTCAATGTCTGGACGCAGACGCTGATGGCCCCGCTCGTCACGGCGGGTTTGTTCATGCTGATTTTCTCCATCGCGATCGGACCGCGCCGGGGCGACGTGATGGGCGTGCCCTTCACCACCTTCATCGCGCCGGGCATCCTGATGATGACGGTGATCCAGAACGCCTTCGCCAATACCTCGTCCTCCATCGTGGTCGCCAAGGTGCAGGGCAATATCGTCGACACGCTGATGCCCCCCCTGTCGGGCGCCGAGATGGTGCTGGGCTATCTCGCGGGCGGCATCGCGCGCGGGCTGATCGTGGCTGTGGTGATCGCGCTGGCCCTGGGGCTGATCCTCGGGATCTGGCCTGCCCATCCGCTGACCGCCTTCGTCTTCATCTTCGTCGGTGCGGCCTTTCTGTCCGGCATCGGCATCGTCGCTGCGATCTTCGCGGAGAAGTTCGACCAGATGGCCGCGGTGACGAATTTCGTGGTCACCCCGCTGGCCTTCCTGTCAGGCACCTTCTACTCGGTCGAGGCGTTGCCGACGGGCCTGCGGGAGATCACCCATTTCAACCCGATCTTCTACCTCATCGACGGGGCGCGCTACGGCATGATCGGGGTGTCCGATGCCAACCCCGCGCTGGGGCTGGTCATCGGGATAGTGGCGACGGTCGCGATCAACCTCGTTGCCTGGCGGATGTTCCGGGTGGGATATCGCCTTAAGGCGTGA
- a CDS encoding GcrA family cell cycle regulator: MSWTDERVETLKKMWADGQSASQIAKELGGVTRNAVIGKVHRLGLSNRAGAEPAEAAAPKAEAPKPKAEPKAPKPAPAPEPQAEPEEPVLETKSATPAAVPARPKIIPAGQPLPPQPSANEISPEALAKVNAVEKKAKKITLMELTERTCKWPVGDPATDDFWFCGLPVQQGKPYCEAHVGVAFQPMSSRRDRRR, encoded by the coding sequence ATGTCCTGGACCGACGAACGCGTCGAAACTCTGAAGAAAATGTGGGCCGACGGCCAATCCGCGAGCCAGATCGCCAAGGAACTGGGCGGCGTCACGCGCAATGCCGTGATCGGCAAGGTGCACCGCCTCGGCCTGTCTAACCGCGCAGGCGCCGAGCCCGCCGAAGCGGCCGCGCCCAAGGCCGAAGCGCCGAAGCCCAAGGCGGAGCCGAAAGCGCCCAAGCCCGCGCCTGCGCCCGAGCCGCAAGCCGAACCCGAAGAGCCTGTGCTCGAGACGAAATCCGCAACACCCGCAGCGGTGCCCGCGCGTCCGAAGATCATCCCGGCGGGCCAGCCTCTGCCGCCGCAGCCTTCGGCCAACGAAATCAGCCCCGAGGCGTTGGCCAAGGTCAACGCGGTCGAGAAGAAGGCCAAGAAGATCACCCTGATGGAATTGACCGAGCGGACCTGCAAATGGCCCGTGGGTGATCCTGCCACTGACGATTTCTGGTTCTGCGGCCTGCCGGTCCAGCAGGGCAAGCCCTATTGCGAAGCGCATGTCGGCGTGGCGTTCCAGCCGATGTCGTCGCGGCGCGACCGCCGTCGCTGA
- a CDS encoding DUF1007 family protein → MTARILLPALVATMFATAPAPLPAHPHIFIDTDFELILDAEGQARAVRIAWAYDAFYSLLLIEENGLDRDRDGVPEPERLADYAGQDVDWEAGFPGDFVIAADGAAVDLARPVDHAARFEDGRIVTSHTRPLITPIDVSAHRVTAQSYDPSYFVAYDVPAAPQVSGMPGCSFAREPADHAEAQAEYGDKLAAIDAGEDPFEEIDLPDIGVMFADTFILSCNASS, encoded by the coding sequence ATGACCGCGCGCATCCTGCTTCCAGCCCTTGTCGCGACCATGTTCGCCACAGCACCTGCGCCTCTTCCGGCGCATCCGCATATCTTCATCGATACCGATTTCGAGCTGATCCTCGACGCGGAGGGTCAGGCCCGGGCGGTGCGGATCGCATGGGCCTATGACGCGTTCTATTCGCTCCTGCTGATCGAGGAAAACGGCCTCGACCGGGATCGCGACGGAGTGCCCGAGCCGGAACGGCTCGCGGATTATGCGGGTCAGGATGTCGACTGGGAGGCGGGCTTTCCGGGCGATTTCGTGATCGCTGCGGATGGCGCGGCCGTCGATTTGGCGCGCCCCGTGGATCACGCCGCCCGGTTCGAGGACGGGCGCATCGTAACTTCGCATACGCGCCCCTTGATCACGCCGATCGACGTCTCTGCGCATCGCGTGACGGCGCAATCCTACGATCCGAGCTATTTCGTGGCCTATGACGTGCCAGCCGCCCCGCAAGTATCGGGCATGCCTGGCTGCTCCTTCGCGCGTGAGCCTGCGGATCACGCGGAGGCTCAGGCGGAATACGGCGACAAGCTTGCCGCCATCGATGCGGGCGAAGACCCGTTCGAGGAAATCGACCTGCCGGATATCGGGGTCATGTTTGCGGATACGTTCATCCTGTCATGCAACGCGTCCTCCTGA
- a CDS encoding nickel/cobalt transporter gives MQRVLLIIPIALGAGLIWAFATGQDAALARWGAEMQRDFQNALAGNLRAQQAGGTGAFAAFIALCFGYGFFHALGPGHGKIVVGSYGVARKVPILRLSVIASLSALGQAISAIVLVLAGLLVLDWSRTQMVDTATDMMLPVSGAAIGLVGLWLILRGARRAWRSWRVSADQRSGDHADGKHGLAHAYAHGLGHRPGHNHTHDACCGHKHGPTIEEVQTASSPREALALIFSIALRPCSGAILLLVLTWYMGNLAAGIMGTLAMSAGTAGLTILVAILSVTARESTLISVGDTRAARVIAPALELMAGAAILVLGAQMIG, from the coding sequence ATGCAACGCGTCCTCCTGATCATCCCGATTGCGCTGGGCGCGGGGCTGATCTGGGCCTTTGCGACCGGTCAGGACGCGGCGCTGGCGCGTTGGGGCGCGGAGATGCAGCGCGATTTCCAGAACGCGCTCGCGGGCAATCTGCGCGCGCAACAGGCCGGGGGGACAGGGGCCTTCGCGGCGTTCATCGCACTCTGTTTCGGATACGGCTTCTTCCATGCGCTTGGGCCGGGACACGGCAAGATCGTCGTCGGCAGCTACGGCGTGGCGCGGAAGGTGCCGATCCTGCGCCTGTCGGTCATTGCCAGCCTCTCGGCACTGGGGCAGGCGATCAGCGCGATCGTGCTGGTGCTCGCGGGCCTTCTGGTACTGGACTGGAGCCGCACGCAAATGGTCGACACGGCCACCGACATGATGCTCCCTGTGAGCGGGGCTGCGATCGGGCTGGTTGGCCTCTGGCTCATCCTGCGCGGCGCGCGGCGGGCCTGGCGCAGCTGGCGCGTTTCGGCGGATCAACGCTCTGGCGATCATGCTGACGGCAAGCACGGGCTTGCGCATGCCTACGCGCACGGGCTCGGGCACCGGCCCGGTCATAACCACACACATGACGCGTGCTGCGGTCACAAGCACGGCCCGACCATCGAGGAGGTGCAGACCGCAAGCAGCCCGCGCGAGGCGCTCGCGCTGATCTTCAGCATCGCGCTGCGGCCCTGTTCCGGGGCGATCCTGCTGCTGGTCCTGACATGGTACATGGGCAATCTCGCCGCCGGGATCATGGGCACCCTGGCCATGTCTGCCGGCACGGCGGGCCTGACGATCCTCGTGGCCATTCTCAGCGTGACCGCACGGGAAAGCACCCTGATCTCCGTCGGCGATACCCGCGCGGCCCGGGTGATCGCACCGGCGCTCGAACTCATGGCGGGGGCCGCGATCCTGGTGCTTGGCGCCCAGATGATCGGCTGA
- the rimO gene encoding 30S ribosomal protein S12 methylthiotransferase RimO: MSQNPPDLRPDLARASVQGSSRPGQPTIGMVSLGCPKALVDSERILTRLRAEGYGISPDYQGADAVIVNTCGFLDSAKMESLEAIGEALRENGQVIVTGCLGAEPEVITGAHPTVRAVTGPHQYEQVLDAVHGVVPPAPDPFVDLLPATGVSLTPRHYSYLKIAEGCNHKCKFCIIPDMRGRLVSRPHKAVMREAEKLVEAGVRELLVISQDTSAYGTDWKDRETKAPILDLARDLGSLGAWVRMHYVYPYPHVREMIPMMAEGGVLPYLDIPFQHAHPDVLKRMARPAASARTLDEIHAWRAACPGITLRSTFIVGYPGETEAEFEYLLDWLDEAQLDRVGCFQYENVAGARSNALPDHVAPEVKEERWARFMERAQAISEAKLAAKVGREMDVIVDLVEEDAATCRTSADAPEIDGNLFIDAGHEDLSPGDIVRVRVDEAGEYDLWGQRV; encoded by the coding sequence ATGAGCCAGAACCCTCCCGATCTGCGTCCCGACCTTGCCCGCGCCAGCGTGCAGGGCTCGTCCCGACCCGGCCAGCCGACCATCGGCATGGTCTCGCTCGGCTGTCCCAAGGCGCTGGTGGACAGCGAACGGATCCTGACGCGGCTACGTGCGGAGGGCTATGGTATCTCGCCCGACTACCAGGGCGCCGATGCGGTCATCGTGAACACTTGCGGGTTTCTCGATTCGGCGAAGATGGAAAGCCTCGAGGCCATCGGCGAGGCGTTGCGCGAAAACGGTCAGGTCATCGTGACGGGCTGCCTGGGTGCCGAGCCCGAGGTCATCACCGGCGCGCATCCGACCGTGCGTGCGGTCACCGGTCCGCATCAATACGAGCAGGTTCTGGATGCCGTCCATGGCGTTGTGCCGCCCGCGCCCGATCCCTTCGTGGACCTGTTGCCCGCGACAGGCGTGTCGCTCACGCCCCGGCATTACAGCTATCTCAAGATCGCCGAGGGCTGTAACCACAAGTGCAAGTTCTGCATCATTCCCGACATGCGCGGGCGGCTGGTGTCGCGTCCGCACAAGGCTGTCATGCGCGAGGCGGAAAAGCTCGTCGAGGCGGGCGTACGCGAGCTGCTGGTCATCAGTCAGGATACGTCGGCCTATGGCACCGATTGGAAAGATCGCGAGACGAAGGCCCCGATCCTCGATCTGGCGCGCGATCTGGGAAGCCTCGGGGCCTGGGTGCGGATGCATTACGTCTACCCGTACCCCCATGTGCGCGAGATGATCCCGATGATGGCCGAGGGCGGCGTGCTGCCTTATCTCGACATCCCGTTCCAGCATGCCCATCCGGACGTTCTGAAACGCATGGCGCGGCCCGCAGCCTCGGCCCGGACGCTGGATGAAATCCACGCCTGGCGCGCGGCCTGCCCCGGCATCACCCTGCGCTCCACCTTCATCGTGGGCTACCCCGGCGAGACGGAGGCGGAGTTCGAATATCTGCTCGACTGGCTCGATGAGGCGCAGCTCGACCGCGTGGGCTGTTTTCAATACGAGAATGTCGCGGGCGCGCGCTCGAACGCGCTTCCGGATCACGTGGCCCCCGAGGTCAAGGAAGAGCGCTGGGCGCGGTTCATGGAGCGCGCGCAGGCCATCTCGGAGGCGAAGCTCGCCGCCAAAGTCGGCCGCGAGATGGATGTGATCGTCGATCTGGTGGAAGAGGACGCCGCCACCTGCCGCACGAGCGCCGATGCGCCCGAGATCGATGGCAATCTCTTCATCGATGCAGGTCATGAGGACCTCAGCCCCGGCGATATCGTGCGGGTCCGCGTCGACGAGGCGGGGGAATACGACCTCTGGGGTCAGCGCGTCTGA
- a CDS encoding thymidine kinase, translating into MAKLYFMYSTMNAGKSTLLLQAAHNYEERGMSVLLLTAHVDGRAGGGRIGSRIGLGRDAETFAPEDDLFARLEARVAAGALACVFVDEAQFLTEAQVWQLARAADDLGLPVMCYGLRVDFQGRLFPGSATLLALADDLREVRTICHCGRKATMVVRQDADGRVLREGAQVQIGGNETYVSLCRRHWRDAVGAE; encoded by the coding sequence ATGGCCAAGTTGTATTTCATGTATTCGACGATGAACGCGGGCAAGTCGACGCTTCTGCTGCAGGCGGCGCATAACTACGAGGAGCGGGGCATGTCGGTCCTGCTGCTGACGGCGCATGTGGATGGCCGCGCGGGCGGGGGACGGATCGGCAGCCGGATCGGGCTTGGCCGCGACGCCGAGACCTTCGCGCCGGAAGACGATCTGTTCGCGCGGCTGGAGGCGCGGGTGGCCGCGGGTGCGCTGGCTTGCGTCTTCGTGGACGAGGCGCAATTCCTGACCGAGGCGCAGGTCTGGCAACTGGCCCGCGCGGCGGACGATCTTGGCCTGCCGGTGATGTGCTACGGGCTGCGGGTGGATTTCCAGGGCCGACTTTTCCCCGGCTCTGCGACGCTGCTCGCGCTGGCGGATGATCTGCGCGAGGTGCGTACGATCTGTCATTGCGGACGAAAGGCCACCATGGTGGTGCGCCAGGATGCGGATGGGCGGGTTCTGCGCGAAGGCGCCCAGGTTCAGATCGGTGGCAACGAGACCTATGTGAGCCTCTGCCGCAGGCATTGGCGGGACGCGGTCGGCGCGGAGTGA
- a CDS encoding beta-ketoacyl-ACP synthase III, with the protein MYQPAITGTGVFTPDEVVTNDDLVAAFNAHADRFNAAHAEAIATGEIAAKPHSSSEFIFNASGIEQRYVIDREGVLDPDRMFPRLRERSDDELSLMAEIGLDAARTALEQAQCDGADVDLVICAASNHERAYPAIAIEIQQALGAGGFAFDMNVACSSATFGIQAAADMIRSGSVRRALVISPEVTSGHLEWRDRDCHFIFGDVATAVLLERAEDAKGAHFIVHSTRCATEFSNNIRNNNGFLRRTRDAMEDRRDMQFMQNGRKVFKEVLPMVSAHIAEHMQDAGWQSDELKRVWLHQANKTMNDFIGKKVMGRTPAPDEQPNILQDYANTSSAGSIIAFAKHSGDLAPGARGVICSFGAGYSVGSVLVERA; encoded by the coding sequence ATGTACCAACCTGCGATCACCGGCACCGGGGTTTTCACCCCCGACGAGGTCGTCACCAATGACGATCTGGTCGCCGCCTTCAACGCCCATGCAGACCGCTTCAATGCCGCCCATGCCGAAGCGATCGCGACGGGCGAGATCGCGGCCAAGCCGCATTCCTCCTCGGAATTCATCTTCAATGCGTCCGGCATCGAACAGCGCTATGTGATCGACCGCGAAGGCGTGCTCGATCCCGACCGGATGTTCCCACGTCTGCGCGAACGCAGCGATGACGAGCTGTCCCTGATGGCCGAGATCGGCCTCGATGCGGCGCGCACGGCGCTTGAACAGGCCCAATGCGACGGTGCCGATGTGGATCTCGTGATCTGCGCGGCCTCGAATCACGAACGCGCCTATCCCGCCATCGCCATCGAGATCCAGCAGGCGCTCGGCGCGGGCGGTTTTGCCTTCGACATGAACGTCGCCTGCTCCTCGGCCACCTTCGGCATCCAGGCCGCCGCCGACATGATCCGCTCGGGCTCGGTGCGCCGCGCTCTGGTGATCTCGCCCGAGGTCACCTCGGGTCACCTCGAATGGCGCGATCGCGACTGCCACTTCATTTTCGGCGACGTGGCCACCGCTGTTCTGCTGGAGCGCGCCGAAGACGCCAAGGGCGCGCATTTCATCGTGCACTCCACCCGCTGCGCCACCGAGTTCTCGAACAATATCCGCAACAACAACGGCTTCCTGCGCCGCACCCGCGACGCGATGGAGGATCGCCGCGACATGCAGTTCATGCAGAACGGCCGGAAGGTCTTCAAGGAAGTGCTGCCCATGGTCTCCGCGCATATCGCGGAGCACATGCAGGATGCGGGCTGGCAATCAGACGAGCTGAAGCGGGTCTGGCTGCACCAGGCCAACAAGACCATGAACGATTTCATCGGCAAGAAGGTGATGGGCCGCACGCCCGCACCCGACGAGCAGCCGAATATCCTGCAGGACTACGCCAATACCTCCTCCGCAGGCTCGATCATCGCCTTTGCCAAGCATTCCGGCGATCTCGCCCCCGGCGCGCGCGGCGTGATCTGCTCTTTCGGGGCGGGCTATTCGGTGGGCTCGGTCCTCGTCGAACGGGCGTAA
- a CDS encoding tRNA-binding protein has translation MSDPITFDDFLRVDIRAGTITRAEPFPEARKPALKLWIDFGPEIGEKKTSAQITDHYTPDALTGRQVMAVVNFPPRQIGPFMSEVLTLGCSDPAGGIVLLSPDHPVPNGARMH, from the coding sequence ATGAGCGACCCCATCACCTTCGACGACTTCCTGCGCGTCGACATCCGCGCAGGCACCATCACCCGCGCGGAGCCCTTCCCGGAGGCGCGCAAACCCGCGCTCAAGCTCTGGATCGATTTCGGCCCCGAGATCGGCGAGAAGAAGACCTCCGCCCAGATCACCGATCACTATACCCCCGATGCGCTGACGGGTCGGCAGGTCATGGCGGTCGTCAATTTCCCGCCCCGCCAGATCGGGCCGTTCATGTCGGAAGTGCTGACGCTGGGCTGTTCCGACCCGGCGGGGGGCATCGTCCTGCTCAGCCCCGATCATCCGGTGCCCAACGGCGCAAGGATGCATTAA